A part of Saliniradius amylolyticus genomic DNA contains:
- the queF gene encoding NADPH-dependent 7-cyano-7-deazaguanine reductase QueF (Catalyzes the NADPH-dependent reduction of 7-cyano-7-deazaguanine (preQ0) to 7-aminomethyl-7-deazaguanine (preQ1) in queuosine biosynthesis): MTQDQHPDALKHLSLGQETNYNSGYDPELLQAVPRRLNREDIGLTGVMPFKGVDIWNGYELSWLNTKGKPCVGILEARVPFNSPNLIESKSFKLYLNSLNQYRLPSTEALQQHLERDLSACAQAPVTARIHPLNAPQYQVSSWQGDCLDDLDISMDDYQYDPSLLTCSDDKVSETLISHLLKSNCLITNQPDWGSVMIRYQGSRIKRENLLTYLITFRQHNEFHEQCVERIYCDIMRHCKPEKLTVYARYTRRGGLDINPFRSNFESEPDNQRLTRQ; encoded by the coding sequence ATGACACAAGACCAACACCCGGACGCGCTCAAACACTTGTCTTTGGGCCAAGAGACCAATTATAACAGCGGCTATGATCCCGAGCTGCTGCAGGCCGTTCCCCGCCGTCTCAACCGCGAGGATATCGGCCTGACAGGCGTTATGCCATTCAAAGGCGTGGATATCTGGAATGGCTATGAGCTCTCCTGGCTCAACACCAAGGGCAAGCCTTGCGTTGGTATTCTGGAAGCCAGGGTTCCCTTTAACAGCCCCAACTTGATCGAGTCCAAGTCCTTTAAGCTATACCTGAACAGCCTGAACCAGTACCGTCTTCCCTCGACAGAAGCATTGCAGCAACATCTGGAGCGTGATCTTTCGGCCTGCGCACAGGCCCCGGTGACTGCCCGCATTCATCCATTGAACGCCCCGCAATATCAGGTCAGTTCCTGGCAGGGCGACTGTCTGGACGATCTGGATATCAGCATGGATGACTATCAATACGATCCCAGTCTGCTGACCTGTTCGGATGACAAGGTATCGGAAACCCTTATCAGTCACCTGTTAAAATCCAACTGTCTGATCACTAACCAGCCCGACTGGGGCAGCGTAATGATTCGGTATCAGGGCTCCAGGATCAAACGAGAAAATCTGTTGACCTACCTGATCACTTTCAGACAACACAACGAATTCCACGAACAATGTGTGGAGCGTATATACTGCGATATCATGCGCCACTGTAAACCTGAAAAACTGACCGTTTATGCGAGATATACCCGTCGTGGCGGGCTTGACATCAATCCGTTCCGGAGCAACTTCGAGTCAGAACCGGATAACCAGCGCCTGACAAGACAGTAA
- a CDS encoding DUF3192 domain-containing protein — protein sequence MKMKTSAAALTILSASLLLSGCIISVDGEGIERQYSSWQKQEKENRQQIAKLEPGMTLDKVVARMGEPDFSEAVERDGKTLRVLYYRTHRQHEDGMTTKEECTPLIFSGEVLSGWGDAAYRSTF from the coding sequence ATGAAAATGAAAACCTCGGCAGCTGCCCTGACCATTCTGAGCGCGTCTTTACTGCTATCCGGTTGCATCATCTCGGTAGATGGAGAGGGTATAGAGCGTCAGTACAGCTCCTGGCAGAAACAGGAAAAAGAGAACCGCCAACAAATAGCAAAGCTTGAGCCAGGAATGACTCTGGATAAGGTGGTCGCGCGCATGGGCGAGCCGGACTTCAGCGAGGCGGTAGAAAGGGATGGAAAGACCCTTCGCGTGCTCTATTACCGCACTCACAGGCAGCACGAAGATGGCATGACGACCAAGGAAGAGTGTACGCCGTTGATATTCAGTGGCGAGGTGTTGTCAGGCTGGGGGGACGCCGCATACCGAAGTACCTTCTGA
- the syd gene encoding SecY-interacting protein: MSETNLEMALDDFIRRYREYADAHEGLVTDYDPQWTSPCLQGEPDANGRVCWQPVRQSPPLGFSDCEAALELSFHPDIKTFYGRYWSQGLNAVTDRGPLQLLQLWNEDDGTHLQQNLIGHVLMKRRLRQPETLFIAVTDDDDMMISIDNQSGAVMLEPVGIEPREQLAPSLAEFLYQLQPGPAF, translated from the coding sequence ATGAGTGAAACCAATCTGGAAATGGCGCTGGATGATTTTATACGTCGTTATCGGGAATACGCCGATGCCCACGAAGGCTTGGTGACTGACTACGATCCGCAATGGACGTCGCCCTGCCTGCAGGGGGAGCCAGACGCCAATGGCAGAGTTTGTTGGCAGCCGGTAAGGCAATCGCCGCCTTTGGGCTTTAGCGATTGTGAGGCGGCGTTAGAACTGAGCTTTCACCCCGATATCAAGACCTTCTACGGACGGTATTGGTCACAAGGTCTCAATGCCGTGACCGATCGTGGACCGCTGCAGCTGTTACAGCTTTGGAATGAAGACGATGGCACGCACTTGCAGCAAAACCTGATCGGTCACGTACTGATGAAGCGGCGTCTGCGCCAGCCGGAAACGCTGTTTATTGCCGTTACCGACGATGACGATATGATGATCAGCATCGATAACCAATCCGGCGCCGTGATGTTAGAGCCGGTCGGGATTGAGCCTCGAGAGCAGCTGGCGCCTAGTCTGGCTGAGTTTTTGTATCAGTTGCAGCCGGGGCCGGCGTTTTAA
- a CDS encoding GGDEF domain-containing protein, whose protein sequence is MDSSVTAQRRALRSFKYQIDTLAQFIVRLSAFFQGARPALDEELQMLRRHMGGKLAFNEAEASMRAITGLMLEQTDLFRQMDQQAEHLIREVLRHLQSQPTLPADLSDEAEQLRRELAGTAIHFTDSLPLFQRLLNMQQRALEAQPGSVSVSNDPGEDSRLKSRLLNELKHLVAQVTQHSDKQQQLQDIERQLAEPMSERQLVECCLMLLKHLFQNIYQERAHAEEFVDTLHQSLTTVSTNLEQSLKDNEQQYQQKLKNNADMRACMEDMEGMLAQSNDLEQLKAKSQVCLDKMAQSMNAREQYDQQDQAILVKLLGEMRQQLIQLEKETSQYRQRLESIRNQNQCDALTRLPNRNAYDTKVRKELAHWQKEGKPLSLALVDVDHFKSINDNYGHTAGDKTLQVLAQQITKCLRHEDFMARWGGEEFVVLLPDTDLEQLQTPLEKIRQRVERIPFKFKNQQVTITVSIGATQFVQGDSIESAFERADQALYQAKRDGRNQNVVIEGPQ, encoded by the coding sequence ATGGACAGCAGCGTAACCGCGCAACGGAGGGCGCTTCGTAGTTTTAAATACCAGATCGACACTCTGGCACAATTTATTGTTCGACTGAGCGCCTTTTTCCAGGGGGCCCGGCCAGCCTTAGATGAAGAACTTCAGATGCTGCGACGTCATATGGGCGGCAAACTGGCGTTTAATGAGGCGGAAGCCTCTATGCGAGCCATTACGGGACTGATGCTGGAGCAAACCGATCTGTTCCGGCAAATGGACCAACAGGCCGAACACCTGATACGGGAAGTACTTCGCCATTTACAATCACAGCCCACACTGCCCGCTGACCTGAGCGACGAAGCCGAGCAGCTGCGCCGAGAGTTAGCGGGCACCGCAATTCATTTTACCGACAGTCTGCCATTGTTTCAGCGTCTGCTTAACATGCAGCAGCGTGCATTAGAGGCACAACCGGGCAGCGTTTCAGTCAGCAACGACCCGGGAGAAGACAGCCGACTCAAAAGCCGTTTGTTAAATGAGCTGAAACACCTCGTCGCCCAAGTGACCCAGCACAGCGATAAGCAACAGCAACTCCAGGATATAGAACGTCAGTTGGCCGAGCCCATGAGCGAGCGACAACTGGTCGAATGTTGTCTGATGTTGCTCAAGCATTTGTTTCAGAATATTTATCAGGAACGCGCCCACGCCGAAGAGTTTGTCGACACCCTGCATCAGAGTCTGACCACGGTTAGCACCAATCTTGAGCAGTCGCTGAAAGACAACGAACAACAGTACCAACAAAAACTCAAGAACAATGCCGACATGCGTGCCTGTATGGAAGACATGGAAGGCATGCTCGCCCAGTCCAACGACCTGGAGCAATTGAAAGCCAAGTCGCAGGTATGTCTGGACAAGATGGCTCAGTCAATGAATGCTCGGGAGCAATACGACCAGCAGGATCAGGCTATTCTGGTCAAGTTGCTAGGCGAGATGCGCCAGCAATTGATTCAGTTAGAAAAGGAAACCAGTCAATACCGCCAGCGTCTGGAAAGCATCCGCAACCAGAACCAATGCGATGCCCTGACCCGCCTCCCAAACCGTAACGCCTATGACACTAAAGTCAGAAAAGAGCTGGCTCATTGGCAAAAAGAAGGCAAGCCCTTGAGTTTAGCACTGGTAGATGTGGATCATTTCAAGAGCATTAATGATAACTATGGTCACACCGCAGGCGATAAAACCCTGCAGGTACTGGCCCAGCAAATCACCAAATGCCTGCGCCACGAAGACTTTATGGCCCGCTGGGGGGGAGAGGAGTTTGTTGTGCTGTTGCCGGATACTGATCTCGAACAATTACAGACACCACTAGAAAAAATCCGCCAAAGGGTTGAACGGATTCCATTTAAGTTCAAAAATCAGCAGGTCACCATTACCGTATCTATCGGCGCGACCCAGTTTGTTCAGGGCGATAGTATTGAGTCGGCCTTCGAACGCGCCGACCAGGCTCTGTATCAGGC
- a CDS encoding GNAT family N-acetyltransferase, with the protein MTSATSTLASPDVQTVKPVFLAADDLKSAASILYKAYHDDPLFMDIFRADDEGYGSRLRAAIREEISAFWEAKQPMIGLFDEGRLLAVACIIQPDASIGPNRFWHWRLKMLLTAGYIGTRQMVEKEQRVRAHIPYQRYHMLSFIGVHPDHQHHGLGHLLMGAIDSVVEEDQSSEGVAVYVTLPKCLSFFEHDRYQMLTELTVSRIQGHIMFRSRQDSA; encoded by the coding sequence ATGACCAGTGCCACCAGTACTCTCGCTTCACCCGACGTTCAAACCGTAAAGCCGGTATTTTTGGCCGCCGACGATTTGAAATCGGCGGCCTCGATTCTGTATAAAGCCTACCATGACGATCCTCTGTTTATGGATATTTTCCGGGCCGACGATGAGGGCTATGGCTCTCGACTGAGAGCGGCTATTCGGGAAGAAATCAGTGCGTTCTGGGAGGCGAAACAACCCATGATTGGCCTGTTTGATGAGGGGCGTCTACTGGCGGTGGCCTGCATTATACAGCCGGATGCCAGTATCGGTCCGAATCGCTTTTGGCACTGGCGGCTGAAGATGCTGCTGACCGCTGGCTATATCGGTACTCGACAGATGGTGGAAAAGGAACAACGCGTGCGGGCTCACATTCCTTATCAGCGCTATCACATGTTGTCGTTCATCGGTGTGCATCCGGATCATCAGCACCATGGTCTGGGCCACTTATTGATGGGAGCCATTGATTCAGTAGTGGAGGAGGATCAGAGTAGCGAAGGCGTGGCTGTCTATGTGACTTTGCCTAAGTGTCTGTCATTTTTTGAACATGACCGCTACCAGATGTTAACCGAGCTGACAGTGAGTCGTATTCAGGGACACATTATGTTTCGCAGCAGACAGGACAGCGCATGA